A window of the Streptomyces sp. NBC_01351 genome harbors these coding sequences:
- a CDS encoding ribbon-helix-helix domain-containing protein, producing MSRHVTIRLDEEFHERLKARAAALGTTVTALITEVTERELDEDRKNFLSGIDEFADHWGYFQERFGN from the coding sequence ATGTCGAGACACGTGACCATTCGCCTGGACGAAGAGTTTCATGAACGTCTGAAGGCGCGTGCGGCGGCGTTGGGGACCACGGTCACCGCGCTGATCACCGAGGTCACGGAACGCGAACTCGACGAGGACCGGAAGAACTTCCTCTCCGGCATCGACGAGTTCGCAGACCACTGGGGCTACTTCCAGGAGCGGTTCGGCAATTGA
- a CDS encoding peptide MFS transporter, which translates to MSRTSTDIDEPADPEADQPPPGDDHAFLGHPRGLATLSGLEVWERFSFLGMQAILVLYFADTVANGGLGMDPGTAASVSAAYGTMVYLVSVAGGWLADRILGSYRAVLWGGILIACGHYAMAVPTAGMTWVGLGLISAGTGLLKPNVASMVGKLYRTDDERRDAGFALYYMGINIGAFAGPLITGWLGEHQGWHWGFSAAAIGMTAGLIQYVLGRRHLAGREHSATSVSEAAALAPDAMRSSPRLRPGGPPVMKIIGSCLAFAVLATALALAGRLTMDGFVDLLTLVSVIAPVVYFAVMFRSPRVTAEERGRLRPYVVLFLASVAFNFILFQAYSTMMLLASTNARTEILGFHFPASWYASALGAFEVLLAPVVAALWVRMGTRQPHSSNKIAIGVILGGLSFLLMMIPTSGHSGDTYQMAAWWIVGSYLLLGLGDILLETSGMSATTKLAPKAFSSQTMALWFLSLALANGIQAQVVKVYGEVSNPVYFGVNGAVAVAVGLAVIALAPWLRRTMHPVH; encoded by the coding sequence TTGTCCAGAACTTCGACCGATATAGACGAGCCCGCGGATCCGGAGGCCGACCAGCCGCCGCCCGGCGACGACCACGCCTTCCTCGGCCATCCCCGGGGCCTCGCCACGCTCTCCGGACTGGAGGTCTGGGAGCGCTTCTCGTTCCTGGGCATGCAGGCCATCCTCGTCCTCTACTTCGCGGACACGGTCGCCAACGGCGGCCTGGGGATGGACCCGGGCACCGCGGCCTCCGTCTCGGCGGCCTACGGGACCATGGTCTACCTCGTCTCCGTCGCGGGCGGGTGGCTCGCCGACCGCATCCTCGGTTCGTACCGGGCCGTGTTGTGGGGCGGCATCCTGATCGCCTGCGGCCACTACGCGATGGCCGTGCCGACCGCCGGCATGACCTGGGTGGGCCTCGGCCTGATCAGCGCGGGCACCGGCCTGCTCAAGCCGAACGTGGCCAGCATGGTCGGCAAGCTGTACCGGACGGACGACGAGCGGCGCGACGCCGGCTTCGCCCTCTACTACATGGGCATCAACATCGGCGCCTTCGCCGGACCCCTGATCACCGGCTGGCTCGGCGAGCACCAGGGCTGGCACTGGGGCTTCTCCGCCGCCGCCATCGGCATGACCGCGGGCCTGATCCAGTACGTGCTGGGCCGCCGCCACCTGGCCGGACGCGAGCACTCGGCCACGTCTGTAAGTGAGGCTGCCGCGCTCGCGCCCGACGCGATGCGCTCCTCCCCCAGACTCCGTCCGGGGGGACCCCCTGTGATGAAGATCATTGGCAGCTGCCTCGCCTTCGCCGTGCTCGCCACCGCGCTGGCGCTCGCCGGCCGGCTCACGATGGACGGCTTCGTCGACCTGCTCACCCTCGTCTCGGTGATCGCCCCGGTCGTCTACTTCGCGGTCATGTTCCGCAGCCCCCGGGTGACGGCCGAGGAGCGCGGGCGGCTGCGCCCGTACGTGGTCCTCTTCCTGGCCTCGGTGGCCTTCAACTTCATCCTCTTCCAGGCCTACTCGACGATGATGCTGCTGGCCTCGACCAACGCCCGCACCGAGATCCTCGGCTTCCACTTCCCCGCGAGCTGGTACGCCTCGGCGCTCGGCGCCTTCGAGGTGCTGCTCGCCCCCGTGGTCGCCGCGCTCTGGGTCCGGATGGGCACCCGCCAGCCGCACTCCTCGAACAAGATTGCCATCGGGGTGATCCTGGGCGGCCTGTCCTTCCTGCTGATGATGATCCCGACCTCGGGGCACAGCGGGGACACGTACCAGATGGCCGCCTGGTGGATCGTCGGCTCGTACCTGCTGCTCGGTCTCGGCGACATCCTGCTGGAGACCTCGGGCATGTCGGCCACCACGAAGCTCGCCCCGAAGGCCTTCAGCAGCCAGACGATGGCCCTGTGGTTCCTCTCGCTGGCGCTGGCCAACGGCATCCAGGCGCAGGTGGTCAAGGTCTACGGCGAGGTGTCCAACCCCGTGTACTTCGGCGTCAACGGCGCCGTCGCGGTCGCCGTGGGCCTGGCCGTGATCGCACTCGCGCCGTGGCTGCGGCGCACGATGCACCCCGTCCACTGA
- a CDS encoding polyprenyl synthetase family protein — MTVVGPFGLSVRDQALETDVQAGLAAVEAGLLEATKSEVPFITEAAQHLVRAGGKRFRPLLVMLASRFGDPYAPGIVPSAVVVELTHLATLYHDDVMDEADVRRGVDSANTRWGNSVAVLTGDFLFARASHILADLGPEAVRIQAEAFERLVTGQILETAGPRDGRDPVAHYLDVIAGKTGSLIAVSGRFGALMSGADESVVDILTQYGERLGTAFQLADDVLDIASDAHESGKTPGTDLREGIPTLPVLRLRQMAAEGGDPADLELVRLLDGDLTDDARHAEVLTRLRAHPALEQARRDTIRYAEDARATLAPLPECFAKSALEELCDAVVHRAG, encoded by the coding sequence GTGACCGTCGTCGGGCCGTTCGGACTGAGCGTGCGGGACCAGGCTCTTGAGACCGATGTCCAGGCCGGACTGGCCGCCGTCGAGGCGGGTCTGCTGGAAGCCACCAAGAGCGAAGTCCCCTTCATCACCGAAGCCGCACAGCACCTCGTGCGTGCCGGAGGCAAGCGTTTCCGGCCGCTGCTGGTGATGCTCGCCTCCCGCTTCGGCGATCCGTACGCACCCGGGATCGTGCCCTCCGCCGTCGTGGTGGAGCTCACGCACCTCGCCACGCTCTACCACGACGACGTCATGGACGAGGCGGACGTGCGCCGCGGCGTGGACAGCGCCAACACCCGCTGGGGCAACTCGGTGGCCGTCCTGACGGGTGACTTCCTGTTCGCCCGTGCCTCGCACATCCTGGCGGACCTCGGCCCCGAGGCCGTGCGCATCCAGGCCGAGGCCTTCGAGCGGCTGGTGACGGGTCAGATCCTGGAGACGGCCGGCCCGCGCGACGGCCGCGACCCCGTCGCCCACTACCTCGACGTCATCGCCGGCAAGACCGGCTCGCTCATCGCGGTCTCCGGCCGCTTCGGCGCGCTGATGTCCGGCGCCGACGAGTCCGTCGTCGACATCCTGACCCAGTACGGCGAGCGCCTCGGCACCGCCTTCCAGCTCGCCGACGACGTCCTCGACATCGCCTCCGACGCGCACGAGTCCGGCAAGACCCCCGGCACCGACCTGCGCGAGGGCATCCCGACGCTGCCCGTACTGCGGCTGCGGCAGATGGCGGCCGAGGGCGGCGACCCGGCCGACCTGGAACTCGTACGCCTCCTGGACGGCGACCTCACGGACGACGCCCGCCACGCCGAGGTCCTCACCCGGCTGCGGGCGCACCCCGCCCTGGAGCAGGCCCGCCGCGACACCATCCGGTACGCGGAGGACGCGCGGGCCACGCTCGCCCCGCTGCCCGAGTGCTTCGCCAAGTCGGCGCTGGAGGAGCTCTGCGACGCGGTGGTGCACCGCGCCGGATAG
- a CDS encoding LolA family protein, with protein sequence MAANTNTSRKIARYAVPVAVAGVAAATVAMVPAFANAGGPDLPKVTAQQLIEKIAASDVEQLSGTARISTDLGLPKIATGLLGGGGVAGGSANPEDKVAQLANGTHTFRVAADGPDRQKLTFLDGKDEYSLIHNGDDVWGYDSKSNEVFHEKAPHDKDGEAGKGAEHKTGDRLGATPQQLAQDVLKAAGPTTDVSVGETAQVAGRDAYQLVLKPKQTGSTVASVQIAVDAKNGVPLRVQLLSSQGGKPIVDAGFTKVDFAKPSADTFKFTVPKGAKVTEGAAEDAKGEHGGKDLKALESFPGLGGLLGGANGKDGEVKVLGEGWATIARIDSGAGKGLKELENDKNAPKEAKDLLNSLGDKVTGSFGEGRVLSTRLVNALVTDDGKVYVGAVTKDALVKAADANK encoded by the coding sequence ATGGCAGCGAACACGAACACTTCTCGCAAGATCGCCCGGTACGCCGTACCGGTCGCGGTGGCGGGTGTGGCCGCGGCGACCGTGGCGATGGTCCCGGCCTTCGCCAACGCCGGGGGACCCGATCTGCCGAAGGTGACGGCGCAGCAGCTGATCGAGAAGATCGCCGCCTCGGACGTGGAGCAGCTGTCCGGCACCGCCAGGATCAGCACCGACCTCGGCCTGCCGAAGATCGCGACGGGCCTGCTCGGAGGCGGCGGCGTCGCCGGCGGCTCCGCCAACCCGGAGGACAAGGTCGCGCAGCTGGCGAACGGCACGCACACCTTCCGCGTCGCGGCCGACGGCCCGGACCGGCAGAAGCTGACCTTCCTCGACGGCAAGGACGAGTACAGCCTCATCCACAACGGCGACGACGTGTGGGGCTACGACTCCAAGTCGAACGAGGTCTTCCACGAGAAGGCCCCCCACGATAAGGATGGCGAGGCGGGCAAGGGCGCGGAGCACAAGACGGGCGACCGTCTCGGTGCCACCCCGCAGCAGCTCGCCCAGGACGTCCTCAAGGCCGCGGGCCCGACCACGGACGTCAGCGTCGGCGAGACCGCGCAGGTGGCCGGCCGGGACGCCTACCAGCTGGTGCTCAAGCCCAAGCAGACCGGCTCCACGGTCGCCTCCGTCCAGATCGCGGTCGACGCGAAGAACGGCGTGCCGCTGCGCGTGCAGCTGCTCTCCAGCCAGGGCGGCAAGCCCATCGTGGACGCGGGCTTCACCAAGGTGGACTTCGCCAAGCCGTCCGCCGACACCTTCAAGTTCACCGTGCCCAAGGGCGCCAAGGTGACCGAGGGCGCGGCCGAAGACGCCAAGGGCGAGCACGGCGGGAAGGACCTCAAGGCCCTGGAGTCCTTCCCGGGCCTGGGCGGCCTGCTGGGCGGGGCGAACGGCAAGGACGGCGAGGTGAAGGTGCTCGGCGAGGGCTGGGCCACCATCGCGCGCATCGACTCGGGCGCCGGCAAGGGCCTGAAGGAGCTGGAGAACGACAAGAACGCGCCGAAGGAGGCGAAGGACCTCCTGAACTCCCTCGGCGACAAGGTCACCGGTTCCTTCGGTGAGGGCCGCGTCCTGTCGACCCGCCTGGTCAACGCCCTGGTGACGGACGACGGCAAGGTCTACGTCGGCGCCGTGACGAAGGACGCGCTGGTGAAGGCGGCCGACGCCAACAAGTAG